The Chanodichthys erythropterus isolate Z2021 chromosome 12, ASM2448905v1, whole genome shotgun sequence genome contains a region encoding:
- the LOC137032930 gene encoding sodium/potassium-transporting ATPase subunit alpha-1-like isoform X2 produces MDSSRPLKTGNDDYKLTATSEDDIKKAKKVKRKKRDVNELKKEVELDDHKLTLDELSRKYGTDLNKGLSSSRAREILQRDGPNALTPPPTTPEWVKFCTQLFGGFQTLLWFGAFLCFTAYGIQAASSEEPANDNLYLGLVLAFVVIVNGWFSYYQESKSSKIMESFRNLVPQQALVVRDGEKKIISADEVVVGDLVEVKGGDRIPADLRIISSQGCKVDNSSLTGESEPQGRTPDFSHENPLETRNIAFFSTNCVEGTAKGIVINTGDHTVMGRIASLASSLDGGKTPIAREIEHFIHIISGVAVFLGMSFLILSLMLGYGWLEAVVFLIGIIVANVPEGLPATVTVCLTLTAKRMAKKNCLVKNLEAVETLGSTTTICSDKTGTLTQNRMTVAHMWFDNQIHEADTTENQSGASFDRSSATWSALARVAGLCNRAVFRAEQSHLPILKRETAGDASESALLKCIELCCGSVTEMREKYTKIAEIPFNSTNKYQLSIHKNPNPSESKHLMVMKGAPERILDRCSSILIQGKEQPLDDEMKDSFQNAYVELGGLGERVLGFCHFSLPDDQFPEGFAFDSEDVNFPTENLCFVGLMSMIDPPRAAVPDAVAKCRSAGIKVIMVTGDHPITAKAIAKGVGIISEGNETVEDIAARLNIPVGEVNPRDAKACVVHGGELKNMSESDLDDILKYHTEIVFARTSPQQKLIIVEGCQRQGAIVAVTGDGVNDSPALKKADIGVAMGIAGSDVSKQAADMILLDDNFASIVTGVEEGRLIFDNLKKSIAYTLTSKIPEMSPFLLFVLVGIPLPLGTVTILCIDLGTDLIPAISLAYENAENDIMKRQPRNAQTDRLVNVRLISMAYGQIGMIQAAAGFFTYIVVMGENGFWPSYLPGLRVGWEDRSITDLEDSYGQQWTYEARKIIESTCHTAFFISIVVVQWGDLIIVKTRRNSIVQQGMKNKVLIFAFFEEGAMAAFLSYCPGMDVAVRMYPLRPLWWFTAFPYSLLIFIYDEIRKYILRRNPGGWVEQETYY; encoded by the exons atggactcctctagacccctgaag ACGGGGAACGATGACTACAAATTGACAGCAACTTCTGAGGATGACATCAAAAAGGCCAAAAAAGTCAAAAGAAAGAAGAGGGATGTGAACGAACTGAAGAAAGAAGTGGAACTG GATGACCACAAGCTGACATTGGATGAACTTTCACGCAAATACGGCACTGACTTGAACAAG GGATTGTCATCTTCTCGTGCAAGGGAGATCTTACAGCGTGATGGACCGAATGCCCTGACCCCACCTCCTACGACTCCAGAATGGGTCAAGTTCTGCACACAGCTCTTTGGTGGCTTCCAAACACTGCTGTGGTTTGGTGCATTTCTTTGTTTCACGGCATATGGAATCCAGGCTGCATCTTCTGAAGAACCGGCAAATGACAAT CTGTACCTGGGACTTGTACTTGCCTTTGTTGTTATAGTCAATGGATGGTTCTCGTACTATCAAGAATCCAAGAGCTCTAAGATCATGGAATCATTTAGGAATCTTGTTCCACAG CAAGCCCTGGTTGTGCGTGATGGAGAGAAAAAGATCATCAGTGCTGATGAGGTCGTTGTAGGCGATCTTGTGGAGGTCAAAGGTGGAGACCGAATCCCAGCTGATCTACGCATCATCTCTTCACAAGGATGCAAG GTGGATAACTCTTCCCTCACTGGAGAATCTGAACCCCAGGGTCGCACTCCTGACTTCTCTCATGAAAACCCTCTGGAGACAAGAAACATTGCGTTTTTCTCTACTAACTGTGTCGAAG GTACTGCCAAAGGGATTGTCATCAACACCGGTGACCATACCGTCATGGGTCGTATAGCATCACTTGCCTCCAGCCTGGACGGTGGAAAAACACCAATTGCTAGAGAGATTGAGCATTTCATCCACATCATCTCTGGTGTAGCTGTCTTCCTGGGCATGTCCTTCCTAATCCTCTCCCTGATGCTTGGATATGGGTGGTTGGAAGCAGTTGTTTTCCTGATTGGAATCATTGTTGCTAATGTACCTGAAGGTCTTCCTGCCACTGTAACT GTGTGTCTAACTCTGACCGCCAAGCGTATGGCAAAGAAGAACTGCCTGGTGAAGAATCTGGAAGCCGTGGAGACTCTTGGCTCGACCACCACCATCTGCTctgacaagactggaactttgACCCAGAACCGAATGACCGTCGCTCACATGTGGTTTGACAACCAGATTCATGAAGCAGACACCACAGAGAACCAGAGTGGAGCCTCATTTGACAGGAGCTCTGCTACTTGGTCTGCTCTTGCACGTGTCGCTGGCTTGTGCAACCGTGCCGTCTTCCGTGCTGAACAGAGCCATCTCCCAATCCTTAAG CGAGAAACAGCTGGTGATGCCTCAGAGTCTGCCCTGCTGAAGTGTATTGAGCTGTGCTGTGGTTCAGTCACTGAAATGAGAGAGAAGTACACAAAGATTGCTGAAATCCCTTTCAACTCCACCAACAAATATCAG CTCTCAATCCATAAGAATCCCAATCCCTCAGAGTCTAAGCACCTGATGGTGATGAAGGGAGCGCCTGAGAGGATCTTGGATCGATGCTCCTCCATTTTGATTCAAGGAAAAGAGCAGCCTTTGGATGATGAAATGAAAGATTCCTTCCAAAACGCTTATGTAGAACTCGGAGGTCTTGGAGAAAGAGTGCTGG GTTTCTGCCACTTTTCCCTCCCTGATGACCAGTTTCCTGAAGGTTTTGCATTTGATTCTGAAGACGTGAACTTCCCAACTGAGAACCTGTGTTTTGTTGGCCTCATGTCCATGATTGATCCTCCTCGTGCTGCTGTACCAGATGCTGTGGCCAAATGTCGGAGTGCTGGAATCAAG GTTATCATGGTTACTGGTGACCATCCAATTACAGCTAAAGCTATTGCAAAGGGTGTTGGTATCATCTCTGAAGGCAATGAGACTGTGGAAGACATTGCTGCTCGTTTGAATATCCCAGTTGGAGAAGTTAATCCAAG AGATGCTAAGGCCTGTGTGGTCCATGGAGGAGAACTGAAGAATATGAGTGAGAGTGACCTGGATGATATCCTGAAATATCACACAGAAATTGTGTTCGCCAGAACTTCTCCACAACAAAAGCTGATCATTGTGGAAGGTTGTCAGCGACAG GGTGCCATTGTAGCCGTAACCGGTGATGGTGTCAATGATTCTCCTGCTCTGAAGAAGGCTGACATTGGTGTAGCTATGGGTATTGCTGGATCTGATGTATCCAAACAAGCTGCTGACATGATTCTTCTGGACGACAACTTTGCCTCAATTGTCACTGGAGTAGAAGAAG GACGTCTGATCTTTGACAACTTGAAGAAGTCCATTGCCTACACGTTGACTAGTAAGATCCCTGAGATGTCACCCTTCCTCTTGTTTGTCCTTGTCGGTATTCCTCTACCTTTGGGCACCGTCACCATTCTCTGCATTGACCTGGGCACTGACCTG ATTCCAGCAATCTCATTGGCATATGAAAATGCAGAAAACGACATCATGAAGAGACAACCCAGAAATGCTCAAACAGATAGGCTGGTGAACGTGAGGCTAATCAGTATGGCATATGGTCAAATTG GTATGATCCAAGCAGCTGCAGGGTTCTTTACCTACATTGTGGTTATGGGTGAGAATGGATTCTGGCCCAGTTATCTGCCAGGACTTCGAGTTGGCTGGGAAGACAGATCTATCACTGACCTGGAGGATAGCTATGGACAACAATGG ACCTACGAGGCCAGAAAGATTATAGAGTCCACATGCCACACAGCATTCTTCATTAGTATTGTGGTTGTACAGTGGGGTGACTTGATCATTGTAAAGACCAGAAGAAATTCCATTGTACAGCAAGGAATGAA AAACAAAGTCCTCATCTTTGCTTTTTTTGAGGAAGGTGCCATGGCAGCTTTCTTGTCCTACTGCCCAGGCATGGACGTTGCTGTCAGAATGTATCCTTTAAG ACCATTGTGGTGGTTCACTGCCTTCCCATATTCACTGCTCATCTTCATCTATGATGAAATTAGAAAATACATCCTACGGCGGAATCCAGGAG GCTGGGTGGAACAAGAAACATACTACTGA
- the LOC137032930 gene encoding sodium/potassium-transporting ATPase subunit alpha-1-like isoform X4, with amino-acid sequence MGLGTGNDDYKLTATSEDDIKKAKKVKRKKRDVNELKKEVELDDHKLTLDELSRKYGTDLNKGLSSSRAREILQRDGPNALTPPPTTPEWVKFCTQLFGGFQTLLWFGAFLCFTAYGIQAASSEEPANDNLYLGLVLAFVVIVNGWFSYYQESKSSKIMESFRNLVPQQALVVRDGEKKIISADEVVVGDLVEVKGGDRIPADLRIISSQGCKVDNSSLTGESEPQGRTPDFSHENPLETRNIAFFSTNCVEGTAKGIVINTGDHTVMGRIASLASSLDGGKTPIAREIEHFIHIISGVAVFLGMSFLILSLMLGYGWLEAVVFLIGIIVANVPEGLPATVTVCLTLTAKRMAKKNCLVKNLEAVETLGSTTTICSDKTGTLTQNRMTVAHMWFDNQIHEADTTENQSGASFDRSSATWSALARVAGLCNRAVFRAEQSHLPILKRETAGDASESALLKCIELCCGSVTEMREKYTKIAEIPFNSTNKYQLSIHKNPNPSESKHLMVMKGAPERILDRCSSILIQGKEQPLDDEMKDSFQNAYVELGGLGERVLGFCHFSLPDDQFPEGFAFDSEDVNFPTENLCFVGLMSMIDPPRAAVPDAVAKCRSAGIKVIMVTGDHPITAKAIAKGVGIISEGNETVEDIAARLNIPVGEVNPRDAKACVVHGGELKNMSESDLDDILKYHTEIVFARTSPQQKLIIVEGCQRQGAIVAVTGDGVNDSPALKKADIGVAMGIAGSDVSKQAADMILLDDNFASIVTGVEEGRLIFDNLKKSIAYTLTSKIPEMSPFLLFVLVGIPLPLGTVTILCIDLGTDLIPAISLAYENAENDIMKRQPRNAQTDRLVNVRLISMAYGQIGMIQAAAGFFTYIVVMGENGFWPSYLPGLRVGWEDRSITDLEDSYGQQWTYEARKIIESTCHTAFFISIVVVQWGDLIIVKTRRNSIVQQGMKNKVLIFAFFEEGAMAAFLSYCPGMDVAVRMYPLRPLWWFTAFPYSLLIFIYDEIRKYILRRNPGGWVEQETYY; translated from the exons ATGGGGCTTGGC ACGGGGAACGATGACTACAAATTGACAGCAACTTCTGAGGATGACATCAAAAAGGCCAAAAAAGTCAAAAGAAAGAAGAGGGATGTGAACGAACTGAAGAAAGAAGTGGAACTG GATGACCACAAGCTGACATTGGATGAACTTTCACGCAAATACGGCACTGACTTGAACAAG GGATTGTCATCTTCTCGTGCAAGGGAGATCTTACAGCGTGATGGACCGAATGCCCTGACCCCACCTCCTACGACTCCAGAATGGGTCAAGTTCTGCACACAGCTCTTTGGTGGCTTCCAAACACTGCTGTGGTTTGGTGCATTTCTTTGTTTCACGGCATATGGAATCCAGGCTGCATCTTCTGAAGAACCGGCAAATGACAAT CTGTACCTGGGACTTGTACTTGCCTTTGTTGTTATAGTCAATGGATGGTTCTCGTACTATCAAGAATCCAAGAGCTCTAAGATCATGGAATCATTTAGGAATCTTGTTCCACAG CAAGCCCTGGTTGTGCGTGATGGAGAGAAAAAGATCATCAGTGCTGATGAGGTCGTTGTAGGCGATCTTGTGGAGGTCAAAGGTGGAGACCGAATCCCAGCTGATCTACGCATCATCTCTTCACAAGGATGCAAG GTGGATAACTCTTCCCTCACTGGAGAATCTGAACCCCAGGGTCGCACTCCTGACTTCTCTCATGAAAACCCTCTGGAGACAAGAAACATTGCGTTTTTCTCTACTAACTGTGTCGAAG GTACTGCCAAAGGGATTGTCATCAACACCGGTGACCATACCGTCATGGGTCGTATAGCATCACTTGCCTCCAGCCTGGACGGTGGAAAAACACCAATTGCTAGAGAGATTGAGCATTTCATCCACATCATCTCTGGTGTAGCTGTCTTCCTGGGCATGTCCTTCCTAATCCTCTCCCTGATGCTTGGATATGGGTGGTTGGAAGCAGTTGTTTTCCTGATTGGAATCATTGTTGCTAATGTACCTGAAGGTCTTCCTGCCACTGTAACT GTGTGTCTAACTCTGACCGCCAAGCGTATGGCAAAGAAGAACTGCCTGGTGAAGAATCTGGAAGCCGTGGAGACTCTTGGCTCGACCACCACCATCTGCTctgacaagactggaactttgACCCAGAACCGAATGACCGTCGCTCACATGTGGTTTGACAACCAGATTCATGAAGCAGACACCACAGAGAACCAGAGTGGAGCCTCATTTGACAGGAGCTCTGCTACTTGGTCTGCTCTTGCACGTGTCGCTGGCTTGTGCAACCGTGCCGTCTTCCGTGCTGAACAGAGCCATCTCCCAATCCTTAAG CGAGAAACAGCTGGTGATGCCTCAGAGTCTGCCCTGCTGAAGTGTATTGAGCTGTGCTGTGGTTCAGTCACTGAAATGAGAGAGAAGTACACAAAGATTGCTGAAATCCCTTTCAACTCCACCAACAAATATCAG CTCTCAATCCATAAGAATCCCAATCCCTCAGAGTCTAAGCACCTGATGGTGATGAAGGGAGCGCCTGAGAGGATCTTGGATCGATGCTCCTCCATTTTGATTCAAGGAAAAGAGCAGCCTTTGGATGATGAAATGAAAGATTCCTTCCAAAACGCTTATGTAGAACTCGGAGGTCTTGGAGAAAGAGTGCTGG GTTTCTGCCACTTTTCCCTCCCTGATGACCAGTTTCCTGAAGGTTTTGCATTTGATTCTGAAGACGTGAACTTCCCAACTGAGAACCTGTGTTTTGTTGGCCTCATGTCCATGATTGATCCTCCTCGTGCTGCTGTACCAGATGCTGTGGCCAAATGTCGGAGTGCTGGAATCAAG GTTATCATGGTTACTGGTGACCATCCAATTACAGCTAAAGCTATTGCAAAGGGTGTTGGTATCATCTCTGAAGGCAATGAGACTGTGGAAGACATTGCTGCTCGTTTGAATATCCCAGTTGGAGAAGTTAATCCAAG AGATGCTAAGGCCTGTGTGGTCCATGGAGGAGAACTGAAGAATATGAGTGAGAGTGACCTGGATGATATCCTGAAATATCACACAGAAATTGTGTTCGCCAGAACTTCTCCACAACAAAAGCTGATCATTGTGGAAGGTTGTCAGCGACAG GGTGCCATTGTAGCCGTAACCGGTGATGGTGTCAATGATTCTCCTGCTCTGAAGAAGGCTGACATTGGTGTAGCTATGGGTATTGCTGGATCTGATGTATCCAAACAAGCTGCTGACATGATTCTTCTGGACGACAACTTTGCCTCAATTGTCACTGGAGTAGAAGAAG GACGTCTGATCTTTGACAACTTGAAGAAGTCCATTGCCTACACGTTGACTAGTAAGATCCCTGAGATGTCACCCTTCCTCTTGTTTGTCCTTGTCGGTATTCCTCTACCTTTGGGCACCGTCACCATTCTCTGCATTGACCTGGGCACTGACCTG ATTCCAGCAATCTCATTGGCATATGAAAATGCAGAAAACGACATCATGAAGAGACAACCCAGAAATGCTCAAACAGATAGGCTGGTGAACGTGAGGCTAATCAGTATGGCATATGGTCAAATTG GTATGATCCAAGCAGCTGCAGGGTTCTTTACCTACATTGTGGTTATGGGTGAGAATGGATTCTGGCCCAGTTATCTGCCAGGACTTCGAGTTGGCTGGGAAGACAGATCTATCACTGACCTGGAGGATAGCTATGGACAACAATGG ACCTACGAGGCCAGAAAGATTATAGAGTCCACATGCCACACAGCATTCTTCATTAGTATTGTGGTTGTACAGTGGGGTGACTTGATCATTGTAAAGACCAGAAGAAATTCCATTGTACAGCAAGGAATGAA AAACAAAGTCCTCATCTTTGCTTTTTTTGAGGAAGGTGCCATGGCAGCTTTCTTGTCCTACTGCCCAGGCATGGACGTTGCTGTCAGAATGTATCCTTTAAG ACCATTGTGGTGGTTCACTGCCTTCCCATATTCACTGCTCATCTTCATCTATGATGAAATTAGAAAATACATCCTACGGCGGAATCCAGGAG GCTGGGTGGAACAAGAAACATACTACTGA
- the LOC137032930 gene encoding sodium/potassium-transporting ATPase subunit alpha-1-like isoform X1, giving the protein MDSSRPLKTGNDDYKLTATSEDDIKKAKKVKRKKRDVNELKKEVELDDHKLTLDELSRKYGTDLNKGLSSSRAREILQRDGPNALTPPPTTPEWVKFCTQLFGGFQTLLWFGAFLCFTAYGIQAASSEEPANDNLYLGLVLAFVVIVNGWFSYYQESKSSKIMESFRNLVPQQALVVRDGEKKIISADEVVVGDLVEVKGGDRIPADLRIISSQGCKVDNSSLTGESEPQGRTPDFSHENPLETRNIAFFSTNCVEGTAKGIVINTGDHTVMGRIASLASSLDGGKTPIAREIEHFIHIISGVAVFLGMSFLILSLMLGYGWLEAVVFLIGIIVANVPEGLPATVTVCLTLTAKRMAKKNCLVKNLEAVETLGSTTTICSDKTGTLTQNRMTVAHMWFDNQIHEADTTENQSGASFDRSSATWSALARVAGLCNRAVFRAEQSHLPILKRETAGDASESALLKCIELCCGSVTEMREKYTKIAEIPFNSTNKYQLSIHKNPNPSESKHLMVMKGAPERILDRCSSILIQGKEQPLDDEMKDSFQNAYVELGGLGERVLGFCHFSLPDDQFPEGFAFDSEDVNFPTENLCFVGLMSMIDPPRAAVPDAVAKCRSAGIKVIMVTGDHPITAKAIAKGVGIISEGNETVEDIAARLNIPVGEVNPRDAKACVVHGGELKNMSESDLDDILKYHTEIVFARTSPQQKLIIVEGCQRQGAIVAVTGDGVNDSPALKKADIGVAMGIAGSDVSKQAADMILLDDNFASIVTGVEEGRLIFDNLKKSIAYTLTSKIPEMSPFLLFVLVGIPLPLGTVTILCIDLGTDLIPAISLAYENAENDIMKRQPRNAQTDRLVNVRLISMAYGQIGMIQAAAGFFTYIVVMGENGFWPSYLPGLRVGWEDRSITDLEDSYGQQWTYEARKIIESTCHTAFFISIVVVQWGDLIIVKTRRNSIVQQGMKNKVLIFAFFEEGAMAAFLSYCPGMDVAVRMYPLRPLWWFTAFPYSLLIFIYDEIRKYILRRNPGGTDVCRLHYPQ; this is encoded by the exons atggactcctctagacccctgaag ACGGGGAACGATGACTACAAATTGACAGCAACTTCTGAGGATGACATCAAAAAGGCCAAAAAAGTCAAAAGAAAGAAGAGGGATGTGAACGAACTGAAGAAAGAAGTGGAACTG GATGACCACAAGCTGACATTGGATGAACTTTCACGCAAATACGGCACTGACTTGAACAAG GGATTGTCATCTTCTCGTGCAAGGGAGATCTTACAGCGTGATGGACCGAATGCCCTGACCCCACCTCCTACGACTCCAGAATGGGTCAAGTTCTGCACACAGCTCTTTGGTGGCTTCCAAACACTGCTGTGGTTTGGTGCATTTCTTTGTTTCACGGCATATGGAATCCAGGCTGCATCTTCTGAAGAACCGGCAAATGACAAT CTGTACCTGGGACTTGTACTTGCCTTTGTTGTTATAGTCAATGGATGGTTCTCGTACTATCAAGAATCCAAGAGCTCTAAGATCATGGAATCATTTAGGAATCTTGTTCCACAG CAAGCCCTGGTTGTGCGTGATGGAGAGAAAAAGATCATCAGTGCTGATGAGGTCGTTGTAGGCGATCTTGTGGAGGTCAAAGGTGGAGACCGAATCCCAGCTGATCTACGCATCATCTCTTCACAAGGATGCAAG GTGGATAACTCTTCCCTCACTGGAGAATCTGAACCCCAGGGTCGCACTCCTGACTTCTCTCATGAAAACCCTCTGGAGACAAGAAACATTGCGTTTTTCTCTACTAACTGTGTCGAAG GTACTGCCAAAGGGATTGTCATCAACACCGGTGACCATACCGTCATGGGTCGTATAGCATCACTTGCCTCCAGCCTGGACGGTGGAAAAACACCAATTGCTAGAGAGATTGAGCATTTCATCCACATCATCTCTGGTGTAGCTGTCTTCCTGGGCATGTCCTTCCTAATCCTCTCCCTGATGCTTGGATATGGGTGGTTGGAAGCAGTTGTTTTCCTGATTGGAATCATTGTTGCTAATGTACCTGAAGGTCTTCCTGCCACTGTAACT GTGTGTCTAACTCTGACCGCCAAGCGTATGGCAAAGAAGAACTGCCTGGTGAAGAATCTGGAAGCCGTGGAGACTCTTGGCTCGACCACCACCATCTGCTctgacaagactggaactttgACCCAGAACCGAATGACCGTCGCTCACATGTGGTTTGACAACCAGATTCATGAAGCAGACACCACAGAGAACCAGAGTGGAGCCTCATTTGACAGGAGCTCTGCTACTTGGTCTGCTCTTGCACGTGTCGCTGGCTTGTGCAACCGTGCCGTCTTCCGTGCTGAACAGAGCCATCTCCCAATCCTTAAG CGAGAAACAGCTGGTGATGCCTCAGAGTCTGCCCTGCTGAAGTGTATTGAGCTGTGCTGTGGTTCAGTCACTGAAATGAGAGAGAAGTACACAAAGATTGCTGAAATCCCTTTCAACTCCACCAACAAATATCAG CTCTCAATCCATAAGAATCCCAATCCCTCAGAGTCTAAGCACCTGATGGTGATGAAGGGAGCGCCTGAGAGGATCTTGGATCGATGCTCCTCCATTTTGATTCAAGGAAAAGAGCAGCCTTTGGATGATGAAATGAAAGATTCCTTCCAAAACGCTTATGTAGAACTCGGAGGTCTTGGAGAAAGAGTGCTGG GTTTCTGCCACTTTTCCCTCCCTGATGACCAGTTTCCTGAAGGTTTTGCATTTGATTCTGAAGACGTGAACTTCCCAACTGAGAACCTGTGTTTTGTTGGCCTCATGTCCATGATTGATCCTCCTCGTGCTGCTGTACCAGATGCTGTGGCCAAATGTCGGAGTGCTGGAATCAAG GTTATCATGGTTACTGGTGACCATCCAATTACAGCTAAAGCTATTGCAAAGGGTGTTGGTATCATCTCTGAAGGCAATGAGACTGTGGAAGACATTGCTGCTCGTTTGAATATCCCAGTTGGAGAAGTTAATCCAAG AGATGCTAAGGCCTGTGTGGTCCATGGAGGAGAACTGAAGAATATGAGTGAGAGTGACCTGGATGATATCCTGAAATATCACACAGAAATTGTGTTCGCCAGAACTTCTCCACAACAAAAGCTGATCATTGTGGAAGGTTGTCAGCGACAG GGTGCCATTGTAGCCGTAACCGGTGATGGTGTCAATGATTCTCCTGCTCTGAAGAAGGCTGACATTGGTGTAGCTATGGGTATTGCTGGATCTGATGTATCCAAACAAGCTGCTGACATGATTCTTCTGGACGACAACTTTGCCTCAATTGTCACTGGAGTAGAAGAAG GACGTCTGATCTTTGACAACTTGAAGAAGTCCATTGCCTACACGTTGACTAGTAAGATCCCTGAGATGTCACCCTTCCTCTTGTTTGTCCTTGTCGGTATTCCTCTACCTTTGGGCACCGTCACCATTCTCTGCATTGACCTGGGCACTGACCTG ATTCCAGCAATCTCATTGGCATATGAAAATGCAGAAAACGACATCATGAAGAGACAACCCAGAAATGCTCAAACAGATAGGCTGGTGAACGTGAGGCTAATCAGTATGGCATATGGTCAAATTG GTATGATCCAAGCAGCTGCAGGGTTCTTTACCTACATTGTGGTTATGGGTGAGAATGGATTCTGGCCCAGTTATCTGCCAGGACTTCGAGTTGGCTGGGAAGACAGATCTATCACTGACCTGGAGGATAGCTATGGACAACAATGG ACCTACGAGGCCAGAAAGATTATAGAGTCCACATGCCACACAGCATTCTTCATTAGTATTGTGGTTGTACAGTGGGGTGACTTGATCATTGTAAAGACCAGAAGAAATTCCATTGTACAGCAAGGAATGAA AAACAAAGTCCTCATCTTTGCTTTTTTTGAGGAAGGTGCCATGGCAGCTTTCTTGTCCTACTGCCCAGGCATGGACGTTGCTGTCAGAATGTATCCTTTAAG ACCATTGTGGTGGTTCACTGCCTTCCCATATTCACTGCTCATCTTCATCTATGATGAAATTAGAAAATACATCCTACGGCGGAATCCAGGAGGtacagatgtttgcagacttcATTATCCTCAATAA